The Macaca nemestrina isolate mMacNem1 chromosome 1, mMacNem.hap1, whole genome shotgun sequence genome contains the following window.
CAGGGCGCCAGTCCTTGAGATCTCTTCTAGAATCACTTGAGCATCTATCTGcaggtggttgtggtggtggtggtgatggtgtgtgtatgtgacagagagaaagtgagagtgTACATAAGAGTGGGGCCTGTGATGGCCTAGACAGGACCTGGAGTCAGAGTCCAGGCCAACTGACTTACTCCCTTTGGGCCTGGCTGTAGGAGGGAAGAGAGGCAGAACTGCAGGGAGCCCTGGGCCCTGGCTAGAGGAAGATACTAGCAGAAGCTCTGGGTGACTTGCCTTTCCCTCTCGCTCCCCCTCTCACTTCTCAGAGCCACCGTACCACTTCCACCCACTCTCCCCACATGTCTGTTGTCTGCACAGAGTGCATCTGTGAGGGCAGAGGAAACCTGCGACCCTCTGGTTCCACAACCCTATGCCCCACTGaggctcaacctcccagactcacagagccctggactccaaaGGAGACTTAAGAGGAAATTCATGTAATCCCCTATTTACAGGTGAGGAACCTGAGTCTCAGAAATAAGACATGACTAGTCTAAGGTCACATGGTCATTAGTTTCCAAGCAGGGCTAGAAGCCAGGAGACCTGGCTCCCAGCTCAGTGCTCCTTGCGTCCCACTCTAACACTTCATGTGTATTTCAGTTAGTTAATTAttgctctttttttctaaaagtaacAATCTCCCTATATATTTCTATGAACCCATATGCTACATTCAAAAAGCCCTTCCCTGGGAGCAGAGAAGGAAATGACATTCTAATAAAAAGGTTTCAACCTGAGACAAGAAGCCCCTTGGGTCCTGGGGGCCAGGGTCCTAGGCAACACTCAAGTCACAGGGACCCCAAGCACCCTTCACACTTCTTGATCTTCCATTCAACAGCCTGAAGCCCAAGAGGGAAAATGGCCATGGGAAGTCCTcgctttacagatggggaaaactGATGCCCCCACCTGTCTGCAAGGAGGAATAAGTGCCACACAGCAAGAACAAGAGGCCCGATCTCCTCCACAGAATCATCAACCCATGTGCCCCTCCCTCACCCCAAGGGCTCAGGGCCCCCACCTCAAGGTGGAGTCTCTGGGACAGAACCATGGAGAGAGGATGGGAAGGCAGGGCAGCCAGGCCCACCCCAGAAGGAGCAGAAGCCTGGCCCGAAGTCAGAGGCCCAGGGTGCAGGGTCTGTGAATGCTGGAGCTGCTTTGGTCTTTCCCTATTCCCTGGGCTCATTCAAGGGCCTAGAGGAGGGCACAGGTCTCCAGACTGCTTCTGGAGATGCTAAAAGGAGCAAAGTCCCCATTTCCCTGAGAAGGAAACCGAGGGACAACAGAATGTGGGGTTGGGGTGTGCCTGGATAGAAGCTGCTACCTCCTACTCAGACCATTCCAGCTGCAGTGCTGGCCCCCACCTCAgatctgggtgaagaagggactGCCAGCTTGGTGGCAGAGGACAACTGGACCTCCACCCAGAACATTTTGACCTTGGGACCCCACCCGTGTTCCCAAAGCCAGGGCTCAAGATATCTAGTATCCCTCTGGAGCCAAGGGAGTTCTCCCGGGGGAAGAGGTTCTCTGGATGGGCTCACCGCCAACCCCCTGCAGCCGCAATCCCTGCCAAGGTCTGAGAGGCACACCTGGGGAAAGCTCTCCTCAGCCACCCACTCCCCAGGACGCACTTTCTCCGCTTTCCTGACCTTTCCTCCTGATGAGCCCGTGTGGTCAGGACATAACACCCAATACCTCTGAGTCTCCGGGGATACAGTTTCATCCTTTGCCACAGAAGTGACTTCTCTAGGACTGCAGCCTCGCAGGTGACCGCTAGGGACACACATGCCCTCCAGGCGGCTCTCCGGCCTCTGTATCAAGCTAACTTTTCTGCCCATCTCTTTTCCTCACCCAAGGCCTCTACTATCCAAGAGGACAAATAACCAGGGAGCTTGTCTCCTCTCCTTTGCGACCCCACTGGCCTTTATTGCTGAATCTTGTTGTTTCCTTGAGGGAAGGACTTCTGTTTATAATTCTTTGgatataaaaggaaataacagaTTGTAGAAggtgggggctgggaggcaggggcaaAGGAAGGggatggaggatgggaggaggagcTCAAGCTGTGCTCAAGCCTCATAAAGAGAACCTGGATCCCACCAAATCTGCCCAAAGCCCAGGAAAGGGCCCTGAGTGTGGGTATGAGCTgggcaggcagaggctgccagCATAGAATGTGCCCTTGCTTCTCCCAGGTTCTGGGCGAACCAGCCGAGGAAGCCTTTTGCCCTCCCTGGTTGCCCAGAGAGGCCCACATTCTAAGGAAAGGGGAGCCCAGACTCTCCTATCTTGAGGCCTTGACTTGTCTACCCAGGTCACCTGTTTACCTGTCAGAAGGGTTATTCTGTCCCTGGGGAGCTAGAGGGGATCTGACTTTGCTCCTTGGCTGAGCTGTTCCCCCCATGCGGGAGAACAGGCTTATAGAATCTGCCTGAAGCGTCTCTGCCGCTGGCATTCCTGTCTGCATGTCTTCTAGCCCTGGAGAACTCCAGGATCAAAGACCAAAGGCTAAGTTATACCAAAAtggggggagagaggaaggaaggaagaaggaaagagggaaggaaatgtttttttcttttgcttcctaCCTCCTGGAAATGGGCTGGGGGTAAGGGCAGAGACTGAAGCTGGAAGGTTGATGGGCGTGGGAGATAAGGGAAAAAGTCAAGGAAAGTCCTAGAGGTCCCCCACCCCAAGAGTTTCCCCTGAAGGCACCACATACAAACGCGGTCCCCTCTATGGCTTctgaggagagaagaaaaaggcagGGGAGACAGGAGAATCGAGCGAGGGCACGGCTCAGTGCAGGAAAGGGGCCCCTCGGTCTGGCCACCGCAAGACATTCCCTGAGGAGGGGAGTCAGGGCCTGGGGAACAGGCCTCCCCCGATCTGTGCCGCTGGCAAGGAGGCGCCGGCATCACCAACATGGGTGGGTCATGGCCAGGGCTGGAGGAAACACTGCTTTCCAGAGAGCAAGAACAGAGGGAACCGCGGGGCCGCCGGCCACCTCTGCCCTCCTTCTCACTGGGATGACCACCTCAGGCTTGGCCCCACCTGGCCCAGAAGGATGCTGGGAGGGGGCTGGAAAAGGACTCATGCCCCGGTTCCTGGAATCCCAGGAGAGTCTCACACTTCCGCCCCAGAGGCCTTCTCCAGGGTCAGGGCTGCTGGAGGTTCTCTGCTAGAACAGCCAGTTTCCTATTTAGCAACAGCTCTCCTAGCCCAAGGAGGCACATCCCTCATGCGGTTACCCTGAGAAGAGTCCCCCGAAGCTCTCAGGGCAGGAAAGAAGTTTCGCCCCTCGGCCTCCCTGGGGCTTCTCAGTCTCTGGAAGGCATGCGGCAGGTCCTGGGGTTCCCCCTTGTGTGGCTGGGGCCTCTCTCCAAGGAGGTCTGAGAATTGGAAGCTAATGGGTGTGGTGGGCATGAGAAGGATGAGAGGCACACAGGAGGCTGATGCCCTCTGGTGAGAGTCAGGCTGAGAAGAGCACTGGCTAAATCAAGACTTAAGATACACACACGGCTTCCTGCTCCAAGCCCCAGACAGAAGCGGGCACCATCAGGCCGGGGACCTGCTGGGGGCTTGATGGAGGGGCCCTGGTTCTGCTCACACCGCCGTCTCCCGCTCTCTGTGaacttcctccttcttcctcttcattttgCAGAAGCCATGGAGACCACAGAAGCAGGCGAAAGTGAACTGGGGCATGCCCTACACCAGGCTGGGAGAACACTCACCAGAGATCTGCAGGGAAAGGCAGGGGAGGGAGATGGGGCAGGAGAAAGGCAGGAAGAGAGAAGCAAGCTGGGGTTAATGCTCCCAGAACCCTCTGGGTCTGGCCCAGTCATTGCCACTCCCTGAGGCGGCCTGCTAGGTCTCTCACACCGGCTGGGGGAGGAGTCAGGCCTCCAAACAACAGCTCTTTGAAACCTCAGTGTTTCCTGATCTGTGTGGAGCTGATGTCATTCCTCACATTGGAGACTGGGTGAGTccaagggaggaaagagaaagccCAGCTGCTGcctccttttttcccctcccaCCCGCTCTGCCTCACCTCATCACCATACACCTGGTTGGGGAACAGGAAGCAAGCTGGCTTAAAATAGACTCTGGCTTGTGCCACCTTACACAGGTTCCAGCTGGGGGCTTTCACTCGCTTCTGCAGGTCGCACACGACAGGCCCTCCTCCATCCAAATGCAGACCCCTTCATCCAGTGTAGCTTTACTTTGACACCTGGGACCGAGTCAGATTCCTCCCTTGCTTAACAACCCCAAGTTGTCTGACACCCTAGGAAAGCCTATAGGGAGCGATTATGCCCTTCCTTTGACTGCTCAGAGCAATGCAAATCCCATCCTCACCATGCAGAGAACAGACAGCAAAGAGGGTTCTTTTAGCCAACAGGCTCTTTTATTTAGCACCTATGCTGGGCAAAGGGGTTGAGAGGTAGATGTAAAAGGGTAAAGACATGGTTCTTCCCTGGCACATAAGTCTgaggcagaggctgaggctggatcTGCCCCAGCTGGACATGTCGTCCCCCACCTCTGGCTAACCCGGCCCTCAGCAGGAGCCAGGGGCCGCTCTGGTATCTGTGGCAGTCTGGCTGGGGAAGAGAGGGAGCTTCGGGAGCTCAGCTTCAGTCTGCAAGAGTATCCCTTTCTACAAAAGCTCATTTAGGTTTCCCTAGCCTTAGCCACCTGCAGATTTTTCCAGTTCACCTCTCTGCCCTTCCTCTGCCCCTGGGCCTATGGAAAGGGAGCAGAAGTGCATTCAAGCCACTCAAGCCGAGAAGctgagaacaaaggaaggaaagcGCCCTGCATGGAGGTCAGGCCCGGGCCTGGTCTGAATCACTCCTCTCTCCAGGAAGAACATGAGGACAAGCAGGTGAGTGAAGCCCAAGTGCTgcggggaaggagggaggcacaGGGCTATGCCGGAGGGGTTAGGAATAGAGAAGCATGAGGCGCCTCCCTTCTCCAGCCCCTCAAGCAATAGAGATTGCATAGGATGTCCTGGGCTACCCTAGCAAGGCACATGTGCAAAGTGGTTTCACTGCCTTTGAGGAATGCGGCATGGCCCAGGTGGTGGCTCTCTGGACAGTTCCACCGGTCTGGCCAACCTTGCCCTTTTGGAAAAACTTCCTTCGTGTTTCTCCAGACAAAGCTGAGGCCCACACCAAGCACAGTGCCCGGTGGAGCCAAGTCCTGTCAAGAttctcccctgcctcagtctctcagcaTCCCAGTAATACAGCTATTAGCTGTAATTAATAGGTGCAATGCATTTCCACTGGCCAGCTGGATGGGCAGGAGGCCCAGCTTGAGTCAGCATGGGTAGGTAGGCTGGTTATTTAATAACCCGATTTCCAGCATCATTTACACACCCACTCTGGCAGAGTATATATAGTTAGCAGAGAGCAACCTCCAGGATATATATAGAGCCGAGACACAACTACTATATTTCTAGATCTATCCACTGCAGCTATCTCTGGATCCCTCCTGTGACAAACCTAGAGAGAGACAGGGATCCAATCTGGGACTTAGGTGGCCTGGGTTCTATTCCTGGCTCTGATGCTAACATGCTATGTCATCCTAAGCAAGTGACTACATCTCTCTGGGCCTTCATTACCTCATTTCAGTGTGTACCAGGAGGTTAGGCAAGGTTTAACACTAAGACCCCAAACCTAAGGGGGTGGAATCCTAATTTGATCAGGAAGAAGGGAGGGTGGGCAGGTGGATTCCCTTGTAATCAGTTATTGTCATGTGTGCACTTCTCTTGCTGGGGGTGTAAGTCAAGGGTACGATCAACAAAGCATTCCCATGATTATTGAAAAATACATGGGGAGAAACTGACAGGCACAACAAGGCTGATCTGGGAAGGAACTCACAACTAAAACAAGCCAGGTATGTAGTAGCCCCACAAACAGGTCAAGGTGCAGCTTAGGGTCTCTGGCCTCAGGGTGCATCGATCCCCTTCCCTTTTCACCTCACTTCCTTTTCAATGACTGTTCTTTCgtaaaaacagcaaaatatacCCCCTTAAGTGACCCGTTCCTCCCCTGGGTCCTTTGGGGAATTTAAGAAAATCCTGGCTTTTTTGCTCTGCTTGTCACTGTAGGGAAGGATAGGGTGTGAAGTCACAGGAACCAGAACCTACACATCAGAGGAAAGGAGAGCTAACGAAGCTGGCCAGGAGCTGGGCTAGGGGCTGCAGCCTGGCTCCCGAGAAGTGTTCGAGGGCTGGCTGCCTGCCTCAGTGGGATTCCTGGGTCCTTGCATCTAAGAGCAGAAAGTATAATAAACGGGGCCTGGTTATTCTGCTTAGGTCTTTGCTCTAAAGTGCTCTGGTTATCCTTCCTTTTCTCTAACAGGGTCTCTAAAAGGGTCCTCACTGTAAGGTGCACAACTCCAAGCCCAGGAGGCTGTCTGGGCTCTGTCTGTAGCAGGCAGATTGCTGGGCTGGCCCCTGAAGTGGGGGAACATGGGGCAGAGAATTCCAACCCACTTCAGTGGACCCCTGCCCGCTGTGAAGCCCACTCCTCCCTCAGAGTCCCCAGCAGCAGGTACCTGGGGAGTCCCTCTGCCAGGCTGTGGTCTCTGCTCCTCTCTGCTCTGCCCGGGCAGGGGTCCTGTCGACTCTCTTCCCTGTCTTTACCCCTTCACCCTTGGCAGAGGGCTCCAGTACCAGCTAGAGGCTCCCTGAAGTCAGGTCCCTTTGCTGCATCTATTTGAGGGGGAGGAGTCTGGACTAGTGCCTGGGTCCATTCCCCACTCATCAGAGCTCATCATGGGaactcccctcccaccctcccgcTCCTTTTCCAGGCCCATAGTCCAGGAGGGACTAAGGAATGGAAAAACAGCCCCCAGAAGCCCAGAATAGGACAGAGAGGCGGGGTGGACACTGGACAAACCTCCTGCTGTCACACAGTTGGCTGCATCTGACTGTAAGCTGTTGGCCCTGGCTTCTTCCCCATCCTCCTCTCTGGTTTTTTCCCAGCTCAGGTCCAAGATGGTTTACGGTCTGGGGGCATAGACGATGCCCTGCCCAGCCAGCTTTGTGGGAGCCAAGCAGAAGAGATGCCAATCCATCCTCCCCCACCACTAGGAGGTTCCTCGGCCTCCCTGCTGATCCCTTCCCTTGGCCTGACCCCCACATCTCTCTGTGCCAGATACTCTCCCAGGGTCCTCCAACCCTTGCACCTCTGGCAAAAATGGGGCAGTGAGTCAGAGACAGTATGAACATGTGGAAGAACCAAGAGAAAGAGGAGACTCAGAGCAGGCCAGAaagtaagataaaaagaaatccaGGGCCCCAGGCTTGCAGACCACAAACTCCTAGGTGTCTCCAATTTTGGCAATGTCCTTCATCAAAGTGGGCGGCAGCGGGGGTGGAAGGCTAGGAAGCTATTTAAAAGTGTTGGGACATGCCAGGAATTCTCTGATAAACAAGAAGAGGGATATTGCGCCCCCCACG
Protein-coding sequences here:
- the LOC139358410 gene encoding bladder cancer associated transcript 1, whose protein sequence is MPQFTFACFCGLHGFCKMKRKKEEVHRERETAV